A DNA window from Plasmodium vinckei vinckei genome assembly, chromosome: PVVCY_10 contains the following coding sequences:
- a CDS encoding radical SAM protein, putative — protein sequence MERSKRYMNIVKMIERNRYEKYRLKQITDNIYKGKIININNMKNIPTDIRKNLKSIFSENILSIKPIKEDKYDRAYKILFECKDKEKIEATALDFGSHTSLCISSQIGCSFACKFCATGQIGIKRQLELDEITDQLLYFQSKNVNIKNVSFMGMGEPLANPNVFEAIRFFNNSNFFSLSSRRINISTVGLLPGIKKLNELFPQVNLSFSLHSPFTEERNQLVPINKLFPFHEVLDLLDDRIAKTSRRVWISYILIKDVNDSIDHAEALCEHILKRPPSVRYLYNVCLIPYNKAKNVCDEFQRLDEEEKIHQFEKILRKHRISFFYRNSFGYAIDAACGQLFADYEPKKTKKIENPKMALIG from the exons ATGGAAAGATCAAAGAGATACATgaatattgtaaaaatgaTTGAACGGAATagatatgaaaaatatagactaaaacaaataactgataatatatataagggtaaaattattaatataaataatatgaaaaatataccaacagatataagaaaaaatttaaaaagtatttttagtgaaaatatattaagtaTAAAACCAATAAAAGaagataaatatgatagagcatataaaatattatttgaatgtaaagataaagaaaaaattgaagCAACCGCATTAGATTTTGGCTCTCATACATCTTTATGTATATCAAGCCAAATAGGTTGTTCATTTGCTTGTAAATTTTGTGCAACTGGACAAATAGGAATAAAACGCCAATTAGAGTTAGATGAAATAACAGATCagctattatattttcaatcaaaaaatgttaatattaaaaatgtctCATTTATGGGAATGGGGGAACCACTAGCTAATCCTAATGTTTTTGAAGCAATACGATTTTTTAACAactctaattttttttctttatctaGTAGACGAATTAATATATCTACAGTTGGACTTTTACCAgggattaaaaaattaaatgaattattcCCTCAAGtaaatttatctttttctttacATTCCCCATTTACTGAAGAAAGAAATCAACTAGTACCCATTAATAAGTTATTTCCATTTCATGAAGTTTTAGATTTATTAGATGACAGAATAGCAAAAACAAGTAGACGTGTATGGATAAGTTATATTCTTATTAAGGATGTAAACGATTCTATAGATCATGCTGAGGCTTTATGTGAGCATATACTTAAAAGGCCTCCTTCTGTTAGATATTTATACAATGTCTGCTTAATACCCTATAACAAAG CCAAGAATGTGTGTGATGAATTCCAGAGACTTGATGAAGAAGAGAAAATTCATCAATTCGAA AAAATATTGAGGAAGCATAGAATATCTTTTTTCTATAG aaATTCTTTTGGATATGCAATTGACGCAGCATGTGGCCAACTATTTGCag aCTATGAGCCTAAAAAGACAAAGAAAATTGAAAACCCCAAAATGGCATTAATAGGATag
- a CDS encoding glideosome associated protein with multiple membrane spans 3, putative, producing MWFTTRQDGLDDNCHTNRGPCFQISGFFGSTLRIGFFLEFVALTFLFMSYWSNGGKGLFSYDLKNISDDYRMDQSFRNSMAFWTGIYLIGAIFVMSFQVLLADDTCWARGYRAGSKILRLASFLDTISATLQFIFYLYISKFYTKKWYLHFNEGGSEWVFFIFVRLVHAFSCLLYGLACYLLEVYHDEGAGDLHAYINGIMFAFAGLTEIFVIFCNSGSYSNFLLWLALGAVSLWSYYFEPEVNHVSPALHETELTNDVEQQVEKFSRYTPYPQDTQNAYYPA from the exons ATGTGGTTTACAACGAGACAAGACGGTCTTGATGATAATTGTCACACAAACAGAGGCCCCTGTTTTCAAATTAGCGGCTTTTTTGGATCAACATTAAGAAtaggtttttttttagagtTTGTAGCATTaacctttttatttatgtccTATTGGTCAAATGGAGGAAAGGGATTATTTAGttatgatttaaaaaatataagtgaTGATTATAGAATGGATCAATCATTCAGAAATTCTATGGCATTTTGGACtggtatttatttaattggaGCAATATTTGTAATGTCTTTTCAAGTCCTTCTTGCTGATGACACATG ttgGGCAAGAGGATATCGTGCTGGATCCAAAATTTTGAGATTGGCTTCCTTTTTAGACACAATAAGTGCAACAttacaatttattttttatttatatatttcaaaattttatacaaaaaaatggtatTTACACTTTAACGAAGGAGGAAGTGAATGggtcttttttatttttgtcagATTAGTTCATGCATTTTcttgtttattatatggTCTTGCTTGCTATTTATTAGAAGTTTATCACGATGAAGGTGCAGGAGATTtgcatgcatatataaatggcATAATGTTTGCCTTTGCTGGATTAACag aaatatttgttatattcTGTAACTCGGGAAGCTACTCAAACTTCTTGCTATGGTTAGCCTTAGGAGCCGTCTCTTTGTGGTCTTACTACTTTGAGCCAGAAGTCAATCATGTATCCCCAGCCTTACATGAAACAGAATTAACAAACGATGTTGAACAACAAGTTGAGAAATTTTCAAGATATACTCCATATCCACAAGATACCCAAAATGCATATTATCCAgcttaa
- a CDS encoding vacuolar protein sorting-associated protein 29, putative yields MSDKLEDIGEFVLVIGDFHSPMRNLGLPDCFKELLKTDKIKHVLCTGNVGCNENLELLKNIADSVHITKGDMDSNFDFPEKINIKIGDFKISLVHGHQIIPWGNLNALLQWQKEYDSDIIISGHTHKNSINNFEGKYFINPGSATGAFQPWVSNPVPSFILMAISKSSIVVYVYEEKYGKMNVEMSELRKE; encoded by the coding sequence ATGAGTGATAAATTAGAAGATATAGGGGAGTTTGTTTTAGTCATTGGAGATTTCCATTCCCCTATGAGAAATTTAGGACTTCCTGATTGTTTTAAAGAACTTTTGAAGACtgacaaaataaaacatgtATTATGTACAGGAAATGTAGGAtgtaatgaaaatttagaattgcttaaaaatattgctGACTCTGTTCATATAACTAAAGGAGATATGGATAGTAACTTTGATTTCccagaaaaaataaatattaaaattggcGACTTTAAAATATCCTTAGTTCATGGTCATCAAATTATTCCTTGGGGTAATTTAAATGCACTCTTACAATGGCAAAAAGAATATGATAgtgatataattattagTGGGCACACACACAAAAAttctattaataattttgaagggaaatattttattaatccTGGTTCAGCAACTGGCGCATTTCAACCTTGGGTTTCTAACCCAGTCCCgagttttatattaatggCAATTTCTAAAAGCTCTATTGttgtatatgtatatgaagaaaaatatggaaaaatgAATGTTGAAATGAGTGAGTTACGTAAGGAAtaa